From a single Pseudobutyrivibrio xylanivorans genomic region:
- a CDS encoding molecular chaperone DnaJ, which produces MAKNLTCQSKIDMQALERRHKELEKAWNDLLKEKREVEARIHTLEQQEKQFSLKWDMLIQETQKLADDKRQFERKKKFYEQVQANSYEPMVEQDNIVHGELFFSGVSNKKDLKKRYKDLIKIYHPDSDAGDTATVAEINREYEDLKAQMN; this is translated from the coding sequence ATGGCAAAGAATCTCACATGTCAGAGCAAAATCGACATGCAGGCACTTGAGAGACGACATAAAGAGTTAGAGAAAGCATGGAACGATTTATTAAAAGAAAAGAGAGAGGTAGAGGCTAGAATCCACACTCTCGAGCAGCAGGAGAAGCAGTTCAGTCTCAAATGGGATATGCTCATTCAGGAGACGCAGAAGCTTGCTGATGATAAAAGACAGTTTGAACGCAAGAAGAAATTCTATGAGCAGGTTCAGGCTAATTCCTATGAGCCTATGGTGGAGCAGGACAATATAGTCCATGGCGAGCTGTTCTTTTCCGGCGTCTCAAACAAAAAGGACCTTAAGAAGCGTTACAAGGATTTAATTAAGATTTACCATCCTGACAGCGACGCTGGTGATACAGCTACGGTAGCTGAAATAAATCGCGAATACGAGGATCTTAAGGCACAGATGAATTAA
- a CDS encoding glycoside hydrolase family 13 protein — protein sequence MNIQAIYSDGTSEYRYPMEPEANSQVTISIRVYHQEDVDVFLMSKTDNISERMHLDRTRGEFDFYSCTVKLGEKEFRYYFELVVGFDHYYYDRVGLWRDYREHYEFSIMPGFSTPAWSKGAVMYQILVDRFNNGDPSNDVETNEYHYVGAAVEHVTDWDSMPANLDVGRFYGGDLEGVRQKLHYLKSLGVEVIYFNPLFVSPSNHKYDISDYDHIDPHFTIIKVDGGECLSSGDYDNTHATKFKQRATNKANLEASNQFFADFVDECHQKGIRVIIDGVFNHCGSFNKWLNREKIYSKEEGYAPGAYESKDSPYHNFFKFYEDNWPDNKSYDGWWSVDTLPKLNYEESPELYQYIMDIGKKWVSPPYNCDGWRLDVAADLGHSEDFNHKFWHDFRNAVKSANPNAIILAEHYGNPTAWLQGDQWDTVMNYDAFMEPLTYFLTGMDKHSDEFQPAALGDGDRFKNTMLHFMARLKTPSLYCAMNQLSNHDHSRFLTRTNHTVGRIATKGSQAANDGVSIPVMKLAEMMQFTWPGAPTLYYGDEAGVCGFTDPDCRRTYPWGHCNYDLVDYTRDIIMIHKQSHAIKEGSFRFLNCGQGFVSYGRFTSNEQIIVLINVNRNAIDVDVPVWIAGVPLNGRLERMILSNEVGYSIMPTDINIEGGNLHISMGAYSGIVYKRV from the coding sequence ATGAATATTCAAGCAATATACTCAGACGGTACATCTGAATACAGATATCCAATGGAGCCAGAGGCTAATTCTCAGGTTACAATCAGTATCAGAGTTTATCATCAGGAGGATGTGGATGTTTTCCTGATGTCGAAGACTGATAATATCAGCGAGAGAATGCATCTTGACCGTACTCGTGGTGAGTTTGATTTTTATTCATGCACAGTAAAGCTGGGAGAGAAGGAATTCAGATATTATTTTGAACTCGTAGTGGGTTTTGATCATTATTATTATGACAGAGTGGGCTTGTGGCGAGATTATCGCGAGCACTATGAGTTTTCTATCATGCCAGGGTTTTCCACACCTGCATGGTCAAAAGGTGCAGTTATGTACCAGATTCTTGTGGATAGATTCAACAATGGGGATCCTTCAAACGACGTAGAGACAAATGAATATCATTATGTAGGTGCGGCTGTTGAGCATGTGACCGATTGGGATTCTATGCCTGCAAATCTTGATGTAGGTCGCTTTTATGGTGGCGATTTAGAAGGGGTTAGGCAGAAGCTTCACTATCTAAAGAGTCTTGGTGTTGAAGTAATATATTTCAACCCGCTATTTGTATCCCCATCTAATCATAAGTATGATATTTCGGATTATGACCATATCGATCCGCATTTTACAATTATAAAAGTGGATGGCGGAGAGTGCCTGTCTTCGGGAGACTACGATAATACTCATGCTACAAAGTTCAAGCAGCGTGCTACTAATAAAGCAAATTTGGAGGCTAGCAATCAGTTTTTTGCTGATTTTGTGGATGAGTGCCATCAAAAGGGTATCCGAGTTATTATTGATGGAGTGTTTAATCACTGCGGTTCTTTCAACAAGTGGCTGAATCGAGAGAAGATATATTCCAAGGAAGAGGGCTATGCACCTGGCGCTTACGAGAGCAAGGATAGTCCATATCATAACTTCTTCAAATTCTATGAAGATAATTGGCCAGACAATAAGAGCTATGATGGCTGGTGGAGTGTTGATACTCTTCCAAAGCTTAATTACGAGGAGTCACCAGAACTTTACCAATACATTATGGATATTGGTAAGAAGTGGGTTAGTCCACCTTATAATTGTGATGGCTGGAGATTGGATGTGGCTGCGGATTTGGGTCACTCTGAGGACTTCAATCATAAGTTCTGGCATGATTTTAGAAATGCAGTGAAGTCTGCAAATCCTAATGCTATTATTTTGGCTGAGCACTATGGAAATCCTACAGCCTGGCTACAGGGTGACCAGTGGGATACAGTCATGAATTATGATGCCTTTATGGAGCCGCTTACCTATTTCCTTACAGGAATGGACAAACATTCCGACGAATTCCAACCGGCCGCTTTAGGTGATGGCGACAGATTCAAGAACACGATGCTACATTTTATGGCAAGGTTAAAGACTCCATCTTTGTACTGCGCCATGAATCAGCTTTCAAATCATGATCATTCCAGGTTCCTTACCAGAACTAATCATACAGTTGGACGAATTGCCACAAAGGGCTCACAAGCAGCAAATGACGGCGTTAGCATACCGGTTATGAAGCTTGCTGAGATGATGCAGTTTACCTGGCCAGGAGCTCCTACGCTTTATTATGGAGATGAGGCGGGTGTATGTGGCTTTACTGATCCAGATTGCCGTAGAACCTACCCTTGGGGCCACTGTAACTACGATTTAGTGGACTACACCAGAGATATCATTATGATTCACAAGCAGAGCCATGCGATTAAAGAGGGCTCTTTCAGATTTTTGAATTGTGGACAGGGATTTGTTAGTTATGGTCGTTTTACAAGTAATGAGCAAATAATAGTTCTCATCAATGTGAATAGGAATGCTATCGACGTGGACGTGCCTGTGTGGATTGCTGGAGTTCCACTCAATGGAAGGCTTGAAAGAATGATTTTAAGTAATGAGGTTGGCTATTCAATCATGCCGACCGATATAAACATTGAGGGCGGAAATTTACATATTTCCATGGGAGCCTATTCCGGCATAGTATACAAAAGAGTTTAG